One segment of Sesamum indicum cultivar Zhongzhi No. 13 linkage group LG4, S_indicum_v1.0, whole genome shotgun sequence DNA contains the following:
- the LOC105160309 gene encoding molybdate-anion transporter, whose translation MEIFYYMVFGALAAVVAGLELSKSNKDRINTSSAFNSFKNNYLLVYSLMMAGDWLQGPYVYYLYSTYGFGKGEIGQLFIAGFGSSMLFGTIVGSLADKQGRKRACVTYCITYILSCITKHSPQYKVLMIGRVLGGIATSLLFSAFESWLVAEHFKRGFDPQWLSLTFSKAIFLGNGLVAILAGLFGNTLVDSLNLGPVSPFDAAAIFLAIGMAIILSSWTENYGDPSENKNLLTQFKGAAVAIASDEKIALLGAIQSLFEGSMYTFVFLWTPALSPNDEDIPHGFIFATFMLASMLGSSIAARLLARNAVKVESYMQIVFVISSASLLLPILTNFFIPPSVVKGGGISFAGCLQLLGFCAFEACVGIFWPSIMKMRSQYIPEEARSTIMNFFRIPLNIFVCIVLYNVSAFPMTFMFGMCSIFLFVASILQRRLSAIGDKPKTEEWMLKDKSSEAEPLNA comes from the exons ATGGAGATCTTTTACTATATGGTTTTTGGGGCGTTGGCCGCCGTGGTGGCAGGGTTGGAGCTGAGTAAGAGCAACAAAGATCGGATAAATACTTCTTCAGCTTTCAATTCCTTCAAGAATAATTACTTGCTCGTTTACTCTCTCATGATGG CTGGTGACTGGTTGCAGGGTCCATATGTGTACTACCTTTACAGTACTTATGGTTTTGGGAAAGGTGAAATTGGGCAGCTATTTATTGCTGGATTTGGGTCTTCCATGTTGTTTGGAACCATTGTTGGATCTCTAGCAGATAAACA GGGTCGGAAGAGAGCATGTGTTACTTACTGCATCACATATATACTGAGCTGCATTACGAAGCATTCTCCACAATACAAAGTTCTGATGATTGGACGTGTTTTGGGTGGTATTGCCACATCTCTCTTGTTTTCTGCATTTGAGTCATGGCTTGTTGCAGAACACTTCAAG CGGGGCTTTGATCCACAATGGCTCTCATTAACTTTCTCCAAGGCAATATTCCTTGGCAATGGTCTTGTTGCCATTTTAGCTGGGTTGTTTGGGAATACGCTTGTTGACTCCTTGAATCTTGGGCCTGTATCTCCATTTGATGCTGCTGCAATATTTCTGGCTATTGGAATGGCtataatattatcatcatgGACTGAGAACTATGGAGACCCTTCAGAGAACAAGAACTTGCTTACTCAATTCAAGGGCGCTGCTGTAGCAATTGCTTCAG ATGAGAAGATAGCATTGCTTGGTGCAATCCAGTCTTTGTTTGAAGGTTCAATGTATACATTTGTGTTCCTCTGGACACCTGCTCTCAGTCCGAATGATGAAGACATTCCccatggttttatttttgctaCTTTCATGTTAGCTTCAATGTTGGGAAGCTCAATCGCAGCTCGCTTATTGGCCCGCAATGCAGTTAAAGTGGAGAGCTACATGCAGATTGTATTTGTTATTTCTTCGGCCTCTCTATTGCTTCCCATATTGACAAAT TTCTTTATACCTCCTTCAGTGGTGAAAGGGGGTGGCATCTCATTTGCAGGTTGTCTCCAACTTCTTGGCTTTTGCGCTTTTGAAGCTTGTGTTGGGATTTTCTGGCCATCCATTATGAAAATGAGATCCCAATACATCCCTGAGGAAGCTCGAAGCACCATCATGAATTTCTTCCGCATCCCACTAAACATCTTTGTTTGCATTGTGCTATACAAT GTTAGTGCATTCCCCATGACCTTTATGTTCGGTATGTGCTCCATCTTCCTCTTTGTCGCCTCCATCCTGCAGAGACGGCTCTCAGCAATTGGAGATAAGCCAA agaCAGAAGAATGGATGTTGAAGGACAAAAGTTCAGAGGCTGAGCCATTAAATGCTTAA
- the LOC105160310 gene encoding uncharacterized protein LOC105160310: protein MESMPTDLCLKIFCWLDHQNLAAAQLVCRKWRDLASDDMLWSNLFKERWGIDRSTFYAPENSKSWKDVYIVQDRCDRVGLGLKIIREGDDYFLVHQGQIQRHLGSRQPESQIFGSFNWQNGNRGRADSVDEEQPCSSSSILDKILFFIGDMEVASIHAKRSRLL from the exons ATGGAGAGTATGCCGACGGATCTTTGCCTGAAAATTTTCTGTTGGTTGGATCATCAAAATCTTGCAGCTGCTCAATTGG TGTGCAGGAAATGGAGAGACTTAGCCTCGGACGACATGCTGTGGTCTAATCTCTTTAAAGAAAGATGGGGGATTGATCGCTCCACATTTTATGCCCCTGAAAACTCTAAGTCATGGAAAGATGTATATATTGTTCAAGATCGCTGTGATCGAGTGGGATT GGGGTTGAAGATAATAAGGGAAGGAGATGACTATTTCTTAGTTCACCAAGGTCAAATTCAACGGCATTTGGGTTCGAGACAACCAGAATCACAAATATTCGGCTCATTTAACTGGCAAAATGGCAATAGAGGAAGGGCAGATTCTGTAGATGAAGAGCAACCATGTTCGAGTTCAAGTATTTTAGACAAAATCCTTTTCTTTATTGGGGACATGGAAGTTGCTTCAATTCATGCAAAACGAAGCCGGTTGCTGTAG